Proteins co-encoded in one Planctomycetota bacterium genomic window:
- a CDS encoding DUF1080 domain-containing protein has product MTLATAAVLALGTLAPGQDGDGWVSLFNGKDFSGWRVPEGDNGHWRVVDGVIDYDARSEAKGDKSLWTMREYGDFVLRVDWRIKETPYINPNVPDILPDGTHRKGPDGKEIRLSVPDSDSGIFLRGSPKHQVNIWCWPIGSGEVYGVRMDPKTPPEVRAAVTPRKKADRPIGEWNTFEITLRGDRLTVVLNGETVIENAPLPGIPARGPIGLQHHGSWRDGRWTSPPSLVQFRNLRIRELN; this is encoded by the coding sequence ATGACGCTCGCGACGGCGGCGGTTCTGGCGCTTGGGACCCTCGCGCCGGGCCAGGACGGCGACGGATGGGTGTCCCTCTTCAACGGCAAGGACTTCTCCGGCTGGCGCGTTCCCGAGGGGGACAACGGCCACTGGCGGGTCGTGGACGGAGTGATCGATTACGACGCCCGCAGCGAAGCCAAAGGGGACAAGAGTCTCTGGACGATGCGGGAGTACGGCGACTTCGTCCTGCGGGTGGATTGGCGCATCAAGGAAACGCCGTACATCAATCCGAACGTGCCGGACATCCTGCCCGACGGGACGCACCGCAAGGGGCCCGACGGGAAGGAAATCCGCCTGTCGGTTCCGGATTCGGATTCCGGGATCTTTCTGCGCGGCAGCCCCAAGCATCAGGTGAACATCTGGTGCTGGCCGATCGGGTCGGGCGAGGTCTACGGCGTCCGCATGGATCCCAAGACGCCGCCCGAGGTCCGCGCCGCCGTCACGCCGCGCAAGAAGGCGGACCGGCCGATCGGCGAGTGGAACACGTTCGAGATCACCCTGCGGGGGGACCGCCTGACGGTCGTTCTGAACGGCGAAACGGTGATCGAGAACGCGCCGCTGCCGGGGATCCCTGCGCGCGGGCCGATCGGGCTTCAGCACCACGGGTCCTGGAGGGACGGGCGCTGGACGAGCCCTCCGTCGCTCGTTCAGTTCCGCAACCTCCGGATCCGGGAACTGAACTAG
- a CDS encoding peptidylprolyl isomerase, which yields MPRVKLTTSRGEIELELFENEAPNTVANFVELVDRKFYDGLTFHRVIPNFMAQGGCPRGDGSGDPGYRFKDELGPGHRLHFRGSISMANSGPDTNGSQFFITHFPTEWLNGKHTVFGRVLKGQDVVDALAAGDKIVKAEVTRRRDHPYRVVRLEESAK from the coding sequence CTGCCCCGCGTGAAGCTCACGACCAGCCGCGGCGAGATCGAACTGGAGCTGTTCGAGAACGAAGCCCCCAACACGGTGGCCAACTTCGTGGAGCTCGTCGACCGGAAGTTCTACGACGGCCTCACGTTCCACCGGGTGATTCCGAACTTCATGGCCCAGGGCGGGTGCCCCCGGGGCGACGGCTCGGGCGACCCCGGCTACCGCTTCAAGGACGAGCTGGGTCCGGGCCACCGCCTCCACTTCCGCGGCTCGATCTCCATGGCCAACTCGGGACCCGACACGAACGGCTCCCAGTTCTTCATCACCCACTTCCCCACCGAGTGGCTCAACGGGAAGCACACGGTCTTCGGACGGGTGCTGAAGGGGCAGGACGTCGTCGACGCCCTGGCGGCCGGAGACAAGATCGTAAAGGCGGAAGTCACCCGGCGGCGCGACCACCCCTACAGGGTCGTCCGCCTCGAGGAATCCGCCAAGTAG